The nucleotide window GTCCGGGAAGGTCAACAGCGCCACGACGGTGTCGGGGTCGGCGGCACCGGTGGCCGCCGCGCCGGTGGCACGCGCGAACACCTCCGTGGGTTCGGCGCCCACGATGAACTGCACCAGGTCGATGGAGTGGCACATCTCGCCTACGATGCGGCCCCCGCCGACGGACGGGTCGTGCACCCAGCTGTCGGCCGGCGCCGCGCCCGCGTTGACCCGGTAGTCGATCACGGCCGGCGCGCCCACCCGCCGCAGCAGGTCGCGGGCGGCGAGCCCGGCGGGGGAGTAGCGCCGGTTGAGCCCCACCATCACCACGAGAGGATCGGAGGCGCGGCGGGCCTGCGCGTCGGCCACGGCGCGCTCGACCCGGTCCAGCTCCTCCGGCGTGAGCGCGATCGGCTTCTCCACGAACACGTGCTTCCCGGCCGCGATGGCCTCCATGAGGATCGGGGCGTGCAGGTCGTGGCGGGTCGCGATCAACACGGCGTCGACGTCCGGAGACGCGACGATGTCGCGGTAGTCGGAGGTGCAGAAAGCGGCGCCGTTCTTCTCCGCCACGGGGCGGGCGGTGGTGCCGCTGCCGGTGGCGATGGCGGCGATCGTGGCGCCGTCGATCCCGCGCAGGCGGGGGAGAAGCACGCCCTGGGCGAACTGCCCCGCGCCGATCACCCCGATGCGGGCCGTGCGCTCGCCGCCGGCGCGGCGCGCCGGCGCCGGCTCGGACAGCACCACGGTGGCCGGCTGCTCCTTGGTGGTGTCGTACTCGAGCAGGATGCCGACGTACGGCTCGTCGCTCCTGGTGAGGAACAGGCCGTAGGCCTTCTCCGCGTCCTCGATGCCGTAGCGGTGCGTGATGAGCGCCGCCGCGTCCACCTTGCGCGCGCCGACCAGATCCAGGAACGACTCCATGTTCCGGTTCTCGGTCCAGCGCACATAGCCGATGGGGTAGTCCTGCCCGCGCTCCTCGTAGAAGGCGTCGTAGCGGCCCGGTCCGTAGGAGCGCGCCAGGCGCACCTCCAGCTCCTTCTTGTAGTACTTCCAGCGCGGCACATCCATGCGGGCGTCGCCCACCACCACCACACGCGCGCGGTCGCGCGCCAGCTCGGCCGACAGCTCGATGGGATGGTTGCTGGACGTCCCGGCCGTGATGAGGATGGCGTCCGCGCCGCGGCCGCGCGTGAACTGGAGGACGCGCGCGATGACGTCCTCGTCGTTGCCGGCCAGCACCGCGCCCGCGTCCATGCCGTGCCGGAGCGCCAGGTCCACCTTGTCGGCCTCGAGGTCCAGCCCGAAGACGCGGCACCCGGCCGCGGCGCAGATCTGGGCCGTCAGCTGGCCCAGCAATCCGAGGCCGATGATCACCACCGATTCGCCGAACGCCACGTCCGCCTGGCGCACACCCTGGACGGAGATGGCGCCCACGGTGACGAAGGAGGCCTCCTCGAAGGAGACGCCGTCGGGGATGGGGACGGTCAGGTTGCGCGGGACGTACACCACGTCGGCGTGGTTGGCGTAGCCGTATCCGCCGCAGGCGACCCGCTGCCCGACCTGCAGGTCGGTGACCCGGTCGCCCACTGCCTCGACCACACCGGCGCAGGAATACCCGAGCGGGAGGGGCGCGCTGACCAGGTTCATGACGGTCTGCGCGGTCTCCAGCAGCCCCTCCTGGCCCGCCCGGTTCAGCACCTTCTTCACCAGGTCCGGCCGGGTCCTGGCCTTCTGGAGCGGGTTCATGCGCGCCAGCTCGATGGCCGCCTTCTCGGTCCCGGCGCTGATGAGCGAGGCCGCGTTGCGGACCAGCACCCCCCCGTCCTTGAGCACCGGGGGCGGCACGTCCGACACGCTCAGATCTCCCGTGCGGAAGTTCTGCAGTACGGCCTTCATGATCCTCTCATCTCGGGGGTCCTTCCGTGGCTCGGGCGTGCACTCCGCTCCCACAATAACCCGGACTGCTGCGCCCGAGCATCACTTCCGGGCGGCCCCGCCGCAGGCGTACGAGCCCCGGTCCCCGGCACCGGCCGTTCCCGCGTCAGGCAGCGCGCTCCGGGAGCAGCTCGGCGGTGGTGACGATCCGGTGTCGGGCGCGCACGCTCGCGAGCATCGAGTCCAACCGGGCGATCTTGGCGGAGCGACTCAGGAACGAGAGCGTGAACACCTGTTGTAGCAGGCCACGTGCCGCCGGGTCCGGATCGGCGAAGTCGGTGAGGTGGAAGAGCATGACCAGCGGGGCCGCGCCCCGCCGCGCCAGACCCAGGCCCGCCCGGAACCAGGGCCGGCCCAGCACCAGCGCATAACTCGGATGCCAGGGCACGGGCAGGGGCCGGAAAGGCGGCAGCGGGAGCTCGAGCGTCTGCGCGGCCTCCGCCAGCCGGAAGGGCCGGCGCGGGGTTTCGCCCCCCAGCGGGTTGGGCCCTCCCCCGAACAGGGACGAGTCCCACCCGTAGCCGGCCTCGGTCACCGCCCGCAGGGCGGCGGCGTCCAGGGCGAAGCCGGGAGCCCGGAAGCCGGTGACCGGCACACCCAGCGCGTCCTCCAGGGCGCGGCGGCTGTCGGCGATCTCCCGCGCGCGCTCGCCCGCGGGCACCGACGTCAGCTTGCGATGCGTCCACGTGTGCGAGGCGATCTCGTGTCCCGCGTCCACCGCGGCGCGCAGGAGCGCGCGCTTGGCCGGGTCGTCCAGGTCCTCGGCGATCGCGAACAGCGTCGCCCGCACGCCCTGCCGCGCGAAGAATGCGAGCGCCGACTCCATGCCGCTCGCGAACAGCCGGTCCGGGCCGGTGCCGTACGACCAGCCGTGCGCGGCGAAGATGGGGCGGGCCCCGTCCAGGTCCACGTGCAGGACCGCCGGCGGGCGCGGATCGGAGGCGCTCATGCGAACCAGCGGTTGAGGAGATGGCCGAGCGGCGGCGTCAGCGCGCGCGGCAGGCGGCGCCACATGCGCTTGGGCAGCGTGTCCGGGTCGTAGTAGTCCTCGAGCGCGGTCACGGTGCCCTCCAGCGCCACGGTGCAGCGCAGCACCGTGTGGGTGCTCGCGCCCCAGCGCTCCTTGAAGCCCACCAGGCCCTGATCGTCCGGAGCGGAGGTGCCGTAGCTGAGCCAATCGATCCCCTCGGCGACGCACCAGTCCAGCACGTGTCCGTACAGCGCAGGGAAGACGCCCAGCGACATGGCCGACGGCAGGACCGCGGCGATCTTGTTGACGGCGCGGCTGCCCAGACGGAACAGGAGGTAGCCGCCCACGGTGCGGCCCTCGTGCTCGGCCAGGAAGAGCTGGACCTCGCGGCCCGGAAGCAGGCGTCGGTGCGCCTCGCGGTAGTAGCGCGCCGCATAGGGCGGCGTCCCGAAGGCGTGGAAGGACGTCAGGTACACCTGGTAGTAGGCGTCGAAGTCCGCGGCGGTCGTGCCCGCGCGCACCGTCACCCCGGCGCGCGCCGCCTTGCGCATCTTGCCCACCTGGTCGCGACCGACGCGCTTCCAGACGCCCTCACCGTCGGAGAGGTCGACCTCCGAGTGGAAGACGGAGCCGGCCACGTCGAAGCCCGCGCCGCGCAGCGCCGGGGCGTCCTGCAGCAGCCTGAGCTCCACATGGCGGGCCCGCTCGGCGCGGGCGGCGTCGACCAGCGCATCGAGCAGCGCCCGCTCCACGTCCGCGTCGTCGGCCAACGGGCCGCCCGAGCCCGCCTCGTAGGGCAGCGAGACCACCTTGGTGCCCAGCACGGGGAAGCGGATGCGGAAGGCCGGCAGCACGCCCACGATGCGCTCGCCCCGGCGGGCGCGCAGGAAGACGGGCGCATGCCCGAAGACGTCGGCGATCAGATCCCGCCACTGCAGCGTGTGGTAGAGGTTCGCGCTGCCGTGCGCGGAGACGTATGCCTGCCAGTCCGCCTGTGCCGGCGTGGGCGCGTCCCGGTCGAAGACGCCCGCCTCGAGCCGATCGACGGTGAGCCCGCTCACGTGCGCGCCTCGCGCGTGATGCCGGACAGGCCGCTCGCGTACACCGCGAAGCCGGTCAGGGCGATCGGGATCATCCCGACCCGCCAGGCCACCATGAGGAACGCCCCCCCGCTCGCGCCGACCAGGTGGAAGAGCCGCTCGAACGCCACCTCCCCCACCCCCAGCCCGCCCGGGGTGACGGGAATGGCGTTGGCGAGCATGCCCAGCAGGGCGAGCAGACCCACGGTGGCCGCCGGGACGTCGGGCACGACCACCCTGCCCAGCAGCACGAAGACCCAGACCAGCAGGAGGTGCCCCACCACACACAGCCCCATCGCGCCGAAGATCGCGGAGGGACGCGCGCCGAAGGCCAGGATGGCGTCGCCCAGGCGGGCCAGGTGGCGGTGCAGGGGAGCGCGCGTGGTGACCCAGGCGTAGAGCCGGGTGGCGCGCAGCCGCTGCGACGTGGAGAGGAGCGCGAGCCCGGCCAGGGCCACCGTGCCGAAGGCGCTGCCGGCCACGAGGAGCTGCAGCACCGGCTGGCCCGCCACGGTGCCGGGGTCGAGGGCGGCCAGCCCCAGGATCACGAGCAGCAGCGTGAACAGCGCCGTGGCCCGGTCGGCGAGGAGCGCGGTCGCCGTCTCGATGAGCCGGCCGCGGTGCTCGCGTCCCACGTAGTAGAGCTTCATCACGTCGCCGCCCGTGCCCCCCGGGATGGCGTAGTTGAACAGCGAGGCCACCGCCACGACGCCACAGGTCGGGAGGAGGCGGAGGCGGATGCCCAGCGCGTCCACAAGCACGACCAGCCGCGCCGCCTCCAGCACGTTGCCGAGGAAGGGCAGCGTGAACAGCACCACGAGCACGAACGGGGCGCCCAGGAGACGGCCCAGGGCGTCTCCGGCGGCGGCGCCGCTCCGGGACAGCACGAACGCCACCAGCGCGCCGCCCAGCACCACGCGGAGCGCCGCGACCCAGGGGCGGGTGCGGGGGCGGGGGACGGCCGCCTCGGGGGCGGGCAGGGGATGCGGAGCGTTCAAGCCGGTGCCGACGCGCGCCGTCGTGCCCGGTGCGCGGCGCGCGCATCGGCGCGGCGCGGCCCGATCCTGCCTGTTCGATCCATCCCCGACCTCCGAACCGTCGTCTGCATCCGAATGGCGAAAGCTAGGACGCGCGCGGGACGTCCAGCCACCGCGGTGTCGCGCGGGACGCCACACCTGTCGGAGGGGCTCGCCAGGGTGGGAGCCCCCGGGTGTGGGGCCGGGCGCGTCCGGGACGCATCCCGCCCGTCGGGCGGCACGTCCGCGGCGCATGCCGAGGCAAGGGCGGTGCCGGTGTGGCGACGGGGGCCGGCAAGGACACCGGCGGACGACCGGTGGCCGGGGAGATCAGGCGAAGAGCGTCAGCTGCTCGCCGGCGGGGCGTTGGAAGGCGTCGGTCCGCAGCGCGGGCGGGGGCGTCTCCAACCCGGCCTTGCGACGGGAGACGCGGAACAGCCGCTCGATGTGCTCGGCCACCGGCCCTTCACCCCGGCCGCGGGTCCCGAAGTCCGCGTCGTAGAGGCGGCCGCCCCGCGTGGAGCGGATCCGGTTCAGCACCTTGGCGGCGCGGTCGGGGAACGTCCGCTCCAGCCATTCCCGGAACAGGTCCTTCACCCCCCAGGGCAGCCGGAGGAGCACCCAGCTGGCGTGTCGGGCCCCGGCCTGGGCGGCCGCCTCCAGGATCGACGGGATCTCGTGCTCGGTCAGGCCCGGGATGACCGGCGCGACCATCACCCCGGCCGGCACGCCCGCCTCGGACAGGAGCCGGATCGCGTCCAGACGGCGCTCCGGGGTGCTGGTGCGCGGCTCCATGACCCGCTGGAGCCCGCGGTCCAGCGTGGTGATGGACACGAACACCGTGCAGGCGCCGTGGGAGGCGAGCTCGGCGAGCAGGTCCACGTCGCGCGTGACCAGGTGGTTCTTGGTGACGATCACGACCGGATTGCGGAATTCGGCGAGCACCTCGAGACAGGCCCGGGTGACCCCCCAGCGCCGCTCGCCCGGCTGGTAGGGGTCCGTGACGCCGCTCAGGGCCAGCGGCCGGGGCACCCAGCGCGGCGAGGAGAGCTCCTCCCGCAGCCGCAGCGCCGCCCCCTCCTTGACCAGGATCCGGGTCTCGAAGTCGAGCCCGGCGGAGAAGCCCAGGTACTCGTGGGTGGGCCGGGCATAGCAGTAGGCGCAGCCGTGCTCACAGCCGCGGTAGGGGTTCAGGCTGGCATCGAAGCCCAGATCCGGGCTCTGGTTGCGCGCGATGAGCGTGCGGGACCGGTCGGGGAGCCAGACCGTGGACGTGGACGGCTGGTCGTGCTCCGCCCCCTCGTCGAGCACCGTCTCGTGGCGCTCGAAGCGGTTGCGCGGGTTGGCGGCGCTGCCGCGTCCGTGGTTGCGGGGGCGGTCCATGAGGCGGGTGTACCCGCCCAGCGCGGCGATGTTTCGGTTTTTGTTCGGGCTCCTGCGCACCCGGCGGTCCGGCGCGGCGCCTCCGCGTCCACCCCTGCCCGGGCGGCTCGTTCGGGGGATCCGCTCAGCGCGTCGTCGCGCCCCCGTTGCCCAGGGCCGCCCGTGCGCGGTCGTGGAGCGCGGGGTCCTCCACGTGGAGGGACACCGTGGTGCTCTCCCGCGGGCCGGTCTCCCCGTCGTCCCCCCAGAAGCCCAGGCCCAGGATGTACCCGAACAGCGTGCCCACCCCGGCCCCGCCCACACCGCCCTTGAGCGCGGCCAGGACGGGGGTGGGGCCGGCCAGGAAGGCGAGCAGCGGGTCGTCCAGCCCGCCCACGGTGACGACCAGGCCCGCCGCGATGCCCAGCGCGGTCCCCACCAGCCCGGAGATCAAGGCGGCCCGATGGGCTCCGGTCACCTTCACCAGGGGGGTGGGGGTACCGTCGCGGCTCTCCACCCGGATCGCGGCACGGGGCACGCCGGCCGCCACCAGGCGGTCCACCGCCCGCTGCGCGTCCGCTTCCGTCCTGAATCCTGCCAGCGGCTCCGTCACGCCCTCTCCTCGGGTCCCTGGTCTACCGGTCCAGCGAAGGCGGCAACGCCTGGGGCGGCCCCTCCAGGCTGAAGAACTGGCTGCGGATGCTCCACGTGCGTTGTCGGTTGAGCAGGATCGTCAGGTACCGGCCGGAGATCCGCTCCATGGTGCCGTCCGGCCGCCGACGATCCAGCTGGAAGGGGCCGTACAGGTAGGCCATCCGCCCGCTCGCGTCGAAGTCGGTCAGGGAGGTCTGGATCTCCCCCAGGCGGGGCAGCTCGGCGACGAAGAAGGCCCGGATGGCCGCTTCGCCGTCGATGGTCGGGGCGTCCGAGAAGACGATCTGCGCGTCCTCGAGGTACAGCTCGCTCAAGGCCCGCAGGTCGTCCTCCCGCCAGGCGCGCCGCCACTCCGTGGTCAGCTCCTCCGCCCGCTCCAGCACCTCCGCGTAGTACTCCGCCAGGAATCCGCCCGCACCGCGCCCGTCGCCGCCCGGCGCACCGGGATGCCGGCTCTGCGCCACCAGCGGCCGGGTGATCAGGCTGGTCGCCAGCACGAACGCGGTGAACACGGACCTCACCGGGCTGTGTCCGCCCCAGCCCGGTCCGCGTCGCGGATGGCCTTGAACTCGCTGCCCTCCTTCCAGCGGGGCCAGTTGCCCTGGTGGGCGATCTCGTGCCCCACCCAGAACAGCAGCTGCACGTCCTCGACGGCGCCGCTCAGGTCCCAGCCCGGATCGAACTCGTCCGAGGGTTTGTGGTAGCGGTTCGCGGTGTAGTCGGCCCGGCGGGCCAGGGTCCACTCCGTTCCGTGCTCCACGCTCTCGACGCCCGCGTCCGTGTACAGCGCCGGGATCCCGACCTTCGCGAAGTTGAAGTGGTCGGAGCGGTAGTAGAAGCCTTTCTCCGGCTCCGGATCGGGCCGCACGGTGCGGCCCTGCAGGTCGGCGCCGAAGGCGAGCGCGTCGTCGAGCGTGGAGGCACCGTAGCCCACCACGGTGATGTCGCGCGTGGGCCCGTCCACGTTCAGGCCGTCGATGTTGATCACGGCCGCCGTCTGTGCCGTGGGGAAGACGGGATGCTCGGCGTAGTAGCGGGAGCCCAGCAGGCCTTGCTCCTCGGCGGTCACGGCCAGGAAGACGATGGAGCGATCCGGCGGGGGTTGCTGCTGCAGGAACGCCTTGGCGATCTCCAGCAGGGCCGCGACGCCCGTCGCGTTGTCCACCGCACCGTTGTAGATCGCGTCGGGCAGGCTGTCCGGGCCGGTGCCCAGATGATCCCAGTGCGCGGTGTAGAGCACGTACTCCTGCGGCACCACGGCGCCCGGCACCACGGCGATCACGTTCGACGACTCCGAGCGCTCCACGCGGTTCTCGAGCGTGAGGTCGGCCTGGAGCGCCAGCGGAACGGCGCGGAATCCCGGACGGGCGGCGGCCGCGTGCAGTGAATCGAAATCGTGGCCCGATTGTTCGAAGAGCCTACGCGCCACGTCCTCCCGCACCCAGCCTTCCACTTCCACCCGGCGCGCGTTGCCTCCATCCGTGGGCAGATCGAACTGTGGACCGGTGAATCCCGTCTGCACGACCTCCCACGGATATCCGGCGGGGCCGGTCTCGTGCACGATGAGGGCGCCGCGCGCGCCCTGGCGGGCCGCCTCCTCGTACTTGTAGGTCCAGCGGCCATAGTAGGTCATGGCCCGACCCCGGAACGTGGTGCTGTCCTCCGTGGCGTACCCCGGGTCGTTGACGAGCATCACGACCGTCTTCCCCGCGACGTCGAGGCCTTCGTAGTCGTTCCAGCCGTATTCGGGGGCCACGATCCCGTAGCCCACGAACACCAGCTCGGAGTCCTCGAGCCGGGCCCGTTCGACGGTCCGCTTGGTGGAGGCCACGAACTCCGATCCCCAGGCCAGACGGCGGAGCGGACCGGATCCGGAGACCTGCAGGGTGGGCGAGCCCAACGCGGTGATCTGCACGAGCGGCACCGCCTGCGTATAGCTGTCCCCGTGTCCGGGCTGCAGCCCCAGCTCGCGGAAACGGTCCACCAGCCATCCGACCGTCCGGGCCTCGCCGGGCGTCGCGGGGGCGCGACCCTCGAACTCGTCCGAGGAGAGCGTCTGGATGGACCCGGCCAGCCCCTCGGCCGTGATGGCGGTCCGGCCGGCGACGAAGTCGTCGCAGGCCGCGGTCGCCAGCAACGCGAGCAGCGCCGGCAGGGCGCGCGGGGGGAGGGCCTTCATGGTTGCTTCATCCTGGTCCTTCGGATGCCGGGGGGCGCGCCCGCGGTGGAGGCGGAGCCGCCCTCGTCAGGGGGTGTGGCGATCTAGGGTAACCGTCCAGGGGTGGCAACTTCGGACGCCACTCGCCCTTGAATACGTCCGGGGCCCGCTCATGTGCCCGGTGGCGCGTTCCGGATCAGGGCTCCTCGCGTGGAGGCGAGGAGCAGAGCGCCGCGCACCGCGGCGAAGGCCGCGAAGGCCCACCCGGCCACGACCGGGTCGCCGCCGGGCAGCGCGACCGCCAGCACCCCCACCTGGACCCCGAGCGGGAGCGCGAAGCTCCAGAACACGGGACGCAGCTGGCGTCGGGCCAACAGGAGGGCGTGCCCGAACTGGGTGGCCGCCGCAAAGGCCACGCCGGCGGCCATCCAGCGCAGCACGGGGACCGCGTCCAGGAAGGCCGGCCCGGCCGTCCAGCGCACCAGCGGACCGGCGACCAGGGCGACGCCCACTCCCACCCCCACGGCGGCGAGGGCGCCCCCGACCAGCAGCCGCCGGTAGAGGCGGGCGAGCGCGGGGCCGTCCCCCTGGGCATGCAGCCGCACCAGCTCCGGGTAGGAGGCCTGGAAGAGCGGGTTCAGGGGAAACGACACGGCCTGCGAGAGGTTCTTGGCGATCCGGAAGACGCCCGCCGCGGCCGGCCCGAGGAACGAGCCCACCAGCAGCGTGTCGATGCTCTGGTGCACCCCCTTCAACACGGCGAAGAGGTTCGACGAGGCCCAGAAGCCCGCCACCTCGCGCAGCTGATCGCGCGCGTCCGCGAGCGGGGCCCGGAGCCAGCCGCGGAAGCCCAGCTCGGCCGCCGCCTTCTCCAGCAGCCAGAGGGCCCCCACCGTCCGCAGGCCGGCGGCGGCCACGAAGGCCCACATGAGCGCCGTGAGGCTGCCCCCGGACACCACCGTGCCCACCGTCAGGGCGAGCTCCGCGAGGGCGGCCAGGACCTGGAAGCCCGACATCCACGTGTAGCGATCCGCGATGCGCAGAAGACCGAGCGCCATCCCGAACGGGGCCAGGCCCAGCACGGTGAGGGCATAGATCCGGACCAGGCCGGCGGCGGCGGGATCCTGCACGAACAGGCGCGCCGCCAAGGGCGCCGCCGCCACGAGCGCGGCGCAGGTCAGCAGGGCCGAGACCAGGTCCACCGCCAGCAGCCCCTTGAGGACGGCGCGGCCGCGGCCGGAATCGCCCCGCTCCGCGTAGTCCGTGAGGTACTTCACGGCGGTCTCCCACGAGCGCGCGTCGAAGAACCGGCTGAGCAGCGCGGCGAACGCCAGCACGAGTCCCACGATGCCGTATCCGGACGGGCCGAGCAGGCGCGCGAGCAGCACGCCCTGGATCAGGGCCAGCCCCGTGGCCAGGGTCTGCCCTCCGAGCAGCCATCCCGAGCCCAGCAGCACGCGCCGGCCGGCGCCTCCGCGGGCCGCGCCGCCGCTCATCGCTCGTCGCAGAGTCGCCAGAGCACCCAGCTGGCCACCGTGCGGAGCGGCCGCCAGGGCTCGGCGCGCTCCAGCACCTCGGAGGGCGTGGGCCGCTCCGTCCGCTCTTCCAGGCGACGCAGGCCCTCGCGGATGCCGAGGTCCGTGCCGGGCATCACGTCCAGCCGGCCCAGCTTGAACATCAGGTACATCTGGGCGCTCCACTCCCCGATGCCCCACACCGTGGTCAGCCGCGCCACGACCTCGTCGTCGGGCAGGCGGGACAGGCCGGCCAACCGGAGCGTACCCGCCTCGACCTGCGCGGCCAGCTCGGTGATGGACCGGCGCTTGGCGGCGGAGAGTCCGGCGGCGCGCAGCGCCTCCTCGGGCAGCGCCAGGATCTCGCGGGGCGAGGGGAAGCCCGGGCCCGGCGTGAGGCGGCAGACGCGCCCGTAGATGGTCCGGGCGGCCGCTCCCGCGAGCTGTTGATAGACGATGGCGCGTGCGAGGTACGCGAAGGTCGACATCCGCCGGGTGGCGGGGACGACGCCCGGGTAGCGGGGCACGCGCGCCAGGGCCGCACCCAGCCGCGGATCCCGCGCCTTCAAGGCGCGGATCTCGGCCGGGGACGGGGCTCGGATGGCGCTGCTCACGTCGGCTCCGTGCGGGGGCTCGCTTGCCGGGACGCCCCGGTTCCGGCCAAACTACCCTCTCCCCCGTCGGTCGGGGCAGGGGTCCCTCCGCCTCGTATCTCGTCTCTCGTCCCGCGACCAGGAGCCGTCCATGGGCCATGGGCTCTCCGATCCGGCACTGACGTTCGCCGTCGCGCTCGCCGCCGGGGTCATCGCGCAAGCGATCGCCCACCACCTGCGGCTGCCCGGCATCGTCGTCTTCCTGCTCGCCGGGGTCCTGCTGGGCCCCGACGTCGCCAACGTCATCCGTCCCGAGACCATGGGCCACGGGC belongs to Gemmatimonadota bacterium and includes:
- a CDS encoding bi-domain-containing oxidoreductase, which encodes MKAVLQNFRTGDLSVSDVPPPVLKDGGVLVRNAASLISAGTEKAAIELARMNPLQKARTRPDLVKKVLNRAGQEGLLETAQTVMNLVSAPLPLGYSCAGVVEAVGDRVTDLQVGQRVACGGYGYANHADVVYVPRNLTVPIPDGVSFEEASFVTVGAISVQGVRQADVAFGESVVIIGLGLLGQLTAQICAAAGCRVFGLDLEADKVDLALRHGMDAGAVLAGNDEDVIARVLQFTRGRGADAILITAGTSSNHPIELSAELARDRARVVVVGDARMDVPRWKYYKKELEVRLARSYGPGRYDAFYEERGQDYPIGYVRWTENRNMESFLDLVGARKVDAAALITHRYGIEDAEKAYGLFLTRSDEPYVGILLEYDTTKEQPATVVLSEPAPARRAGGERTARIGVIGAGQFAQGVLLPRLRGIDGATIAAIATGSGTTARPVAEKNGAAFCTSDYRDIVASPDVDAVLIATRHDLHAPILMEAIAAGKHVFVEKPIALTPEELDRVERAVADAQARRASDPLVVMVGLNRRYSPAGLAARDLLRRVGAPAVIDYRVNAGAAPADSWVHDPSVGGGRIVGEMCHSIDLVQFIVGAEPTEVFARATGAAATGAADPDTVVALLTFPDGTVATVRYLANGEVTVPKERAEIFCGGHVMTMDNFRGHRIVGPIVQEKRRALLKAEKGRKRELEDFVAAVRGGPLTFDWPAAVASMRTVFAVRESLRTGAAVRPGAPAPVVEPSSPVQDPVSRV
- a CDS encoding polysaccharide deacetylase family protein, which gives rise to MSASDPRPPAVLHVDLDGARPIFAAHGWSYGTGPDRLFASGMESALAFFARQGVRATLFAIAEDLDDPAKRALLRAAVDAGHEIASHTWTHRKLTSVPAGERAREIADSRRALEDALGVPVTGFRAPGFALDAAALRAVTEAGYGWDSSLFGGGPNPLGGETPRRPFRLAEAAQTLELPLPPFRPLPVPWHPSYALVLGRPWFRAGLGLARRGAAPLVMLFHLTDFADPDPAARGLLQQVFTLSFLSRSAKIARLDSMLASVRARHRIVTTAELLPERAA
- a CDS encoding GNAT family N-acetyltransferase, which produces MSGLTVDRLEAGVFDRDAPTPAQADWQAYVSAHGSANLYHTLQWRDLIADVFGHAPVFLRARRGERIVGVLPAFRIRFPVLGTKVVSLPYEAGSGGPLADDADVERALLDALVDAARAERARHVELRLLQDAPALRGAGFDVAGSVFHSEVDLSDGEGVWKRVGRDQVGKMRKAARAGVTVRAGTTAADFDAYYQVYLTSFHAFGTPPYAARYYREAHRRLLPGREVQLFLAEHEGRTVGGYLLFRLGSRAVNKIAAVLPSAMSLGVFPALYGHVLDWCVAEGIDWLSYGTSAPDDQGLVGFKERWGASTHTVLRCTVALEGTVTALEDYYDPDTLPKRMWRRLPRALTPPLGHLLNRWFA
- a CDS encoding lysylphosphatidylglycerol synthase transmembrane domain-containing protein, with translation MNAPHPLPAPEAAVPRPRTRPWVAALRVVLGGALVAFVLSRSGAAAGDALGRLLGAPFVLVVLFTLPFLGNVLEAARLVVLVDALGIRLRLLPTCGVVAVASLFNYAIPGGTGGDVMKLYYVGREHRGRLIETATALLADRATALFTLLLVILGLAALDPGTVAGQPVLQLLVAGSAFGTVALAGLALLSTSQRLRATRLYAWVTTRAPLHRHLARLGDAILAFGARPSAIFGAMGLCVVGHLLLVWVFVLLGRVVVPDVPAATVGLLALLGMLANAIPVTPGGLGVGEVAFERLFHLVGASGGAFLMVAWRVGMIPIALTGFAVYASGLSGITREART
- a CDS encoding PA0069 family radical SAM protein gives rise to the protein MDRPRNHGRGSAANPRNRFERHETVLDEGAEHDQPSTSTVWLPDRSRTLIARNQSPDLGFDASLNPYRGCEHGCAYCYARPTHEYLGFSAGLDFETRILVKEGAALRLREELSSPRWVPRPLALSGVTDPYQPGERRWGVTRACLEVLAEFRNPVVIVTKNHLVTRDVDLLAELASHGACTVFVSITTLDRGLQRVMEPRTSTPERRLDAIRLLSEAGVPAGVMVAPVIPGLTEHEIPSILEAAAQAGARHASWVLLRLPWGVKDLFREWLERTFPDRAAKVLNRIRSTRGGRLYDADFGTRGRGEGPVAEHIERLFRVSRRKAGLETPPPALRTDAFQRPAGEQLTLFA
- a CDS encoding nuclear transport factor 2 family protein — translated: MRSVFTAFVLATSLITRPLVAQSRHPGAPGGDGRGAGGFLAEYYAEVLERAEELTTEWRRAWREDDLRALSELYLEDAQIVFSDAPTIDGEAAIRAFFVAELPRLGEIQTSLTDFDASGRMAYLYGPFQLDRRRPDGTMERISGRYLTILLNRQRTWSIRSQFFSLEGPPQALPPSLDR
- a CDS encoding M28 family metallopeptidase; the encoded protein is MKALPPRALPALLALLATAACDDFVAGRTAITAEGLAGSIQTLSSDEFEGRAPATPGEARTVGWLVDRFRELGLQPGHGDSYTQAVPLVQITALGSPTLQVSGSGPLRRLAWGSEFVASTKRTVERARLEDSELVFVGYGIVAPEYGWNDYEGLDVAGKTVVMLVNDPGYATEDSTTFRGRAMTYYGRWTYKYEEAARQGARGALIVHETGPAGYPWEVVQTGFTGPQFDLPTDGGNARRVEVEGWVREDVARRLFEQSGHDFDSLHAAAARPGFRAVPLALQADLTLENRVERSESSNVIAVVPGAVVPQEYVLYTAHWDHLGTGPDSLPDAIYNGAVDNATGVAALLEIAKAFLQQQPPPDRSIVFLAVTAEEQGLLGSRYYAEHPVFPTAQTAAVINIDGLNVDGPTRDITVVGYGASTLDDALAFGADLQGRTVRPDPEPEKGFYYRSDHFNFAKVGIPALYTDAGVESVEHGTEWTLARRADYTANRYHKPSDEFDPGWDLSGAVEDVQLLFWVGHEIAHQGNWPRWKEGSEFKAIRDADRAGADTAR
- a CDS encoding oligosaccharide flippase family protein, translated to MSGGAARGGAGRRVLLGSGWLLGGQTLATGLALIQGVLLARLLGPSGYGIVGLVLAFAALLSRFFDARSWETAVKYLTDYAERGDSGRGRAVLKGLLAVDLVSALLTCAALVAAAPLAARLFVQDPAAAGLVRIYALTVLGLAPFGMALGLLRIADRYTWMSGFQVLAALAELALTVGTVVSGGSLTALMWAFVAAAGLRTVGALWLLEKAAAELGFRGWLRAPLADARDQLREVAGFWASSNLFAVLKGVHQSIDTLLVGSFLGPAAAGVFRIAKNLSQAVSFPLNPLFQASYPELVRLHAQGDGPALARLYRRLLVGGALAAVGVGVGVALVAGPLVRWTAGPAFLDAVPVLRWMAAGVAFAAATQFGHALLLARRQLRPVFWSFALPLGVQVGVLAVALPGGDPVVAGWAFAAFAAVRGALLLASTRGALIRNAPPGT
- a CDS encoding DNA-3-methyladenine glycosylase 2 family protein; this translates as MSSAIRAPSPAEIRALKARDPRLGAALARVPRYPGVVPATRRMSTFAYLARAIVYQQLAGAAARTIYGRVCRLTPGPGFPSPREILALPEEALRAAGLSAAKRRSITELAAQVEAGTLRLAGLSRLPDDEVVARLTTVWGIGEWSAQMYLMFKLGRLDVMPGTDLGIREGLRRLEERTERPTPSEVLERAEPWRPLRTVASWVLWRLCDER